From the Mangifera indica cultivar Alphonso chromosome 10, CATAS_Mindica_2.1, whole genome shotgun sequence genome, one window contains:
- the LOC123227880 gene encoding uncharacterized mitochondrial protein AtMg00810-like: MDVQNAFLQGNLNEEIYMELPSGLHNQGEHQSKHDYTLFTKQQDMLFINLLVYVDDILIIGNDNKAINSLKTYLHQTFRIKDLEEPKYFLGIEVARTSSGILLSQRKYVLELISDSGLSGCKPNSIPIEQNTKLTSQEFNDSTKSPKEDPQLQDHSKCQRLVVRLIYLIITRPDINYVVQILSQFMHSPKQSHMDAVIKVVKYLKGSLRLGLFLKGNLDLTTFCDSDWGSYPMTRKSLTGFCIKLGKSLISWKTKKTIHSISIFSRGRI; this comes from the exons ATGGATGTTCAAAACGCCTTTCTTCAAGGCAACCTTAATGAGGAGATCTATATGGAATTACCTTCTGGTCTTCACAATCAAGGGGAGCATCAG TCTAAACATGACTATACACTATTCACAAAGCAGCAGGATATGTTATTCATCAATCTTCTGGTATATGTAGATGACATCTTGATCATAGGAAATGACAACAAAGCCATAAATTCCCTCAAGACTTACCTACACCAAACCTTCAGAATCAAGGACTTAGAAGAGCCAAAATACTTTCTAGGGATTGAAGTAGCTAGAACTTCATCTGGAATCTTGCTCAGTCAAAGGAAGTATGTTCTAGAACTCATTTCTGACTCGGGACTATCAGGATGCAAACCTAATAGCATTCCAATTGAACAAAATACAAAGCTCACTAGTCAAGAGTTCAACGATAGCACCAAATCACCTAAAGAAGACCCACAATTACAGGATCACTCCAAATGCCAAAGACTGGTTGTAAGGTTGATTTATCTCATAATAACCAGACCAGACATCAACTACGTGGTGCAAATTCTTAGTCAGTTCATGCACTCACCTAAACAATCACATATGGACGCGGTGATTAAAGTGGTAAAATATCTTAAAGGAAGCCTTCGACTAGGCCTGTTCTTAAAGGGGAATCTAGACTTGACGACCTTTTGTGACTCGGACTGGGGATCTTATCCCATGACTAGAAAGTCCCTCACAGGATTTTGCATAAAGTTAGGTAAATCACTCATCTcatggaaaacaaaaaaaacaatccACAGTATCTCTATCTTTAGCAGAGGCAGAATATAG
- the LOC123227433 gene encoding uncharacterized protein LOC123227433, with the protein MEPENPVHARASVSHYTLGVMDISKTIRCARIFHGINGSFDRSMLLKQRLRALNLERKLQNAGGLSRWLVLLGLGQFVRLFQGKNVNKFQLVNLTMKKLKDMGADAVGPRRKLMHAIECVCQPYCLEAL; encoded by the coding sequence ATGGAACCAGAAAATCCAGTTCACGCTCGTGCTTCAGTGTCACATTATACACTTGGGGTAATGGACATATCCAAAACTATTAGGTGCGCAAGAATTTTTCATGGTATCAATGGTTCATTTGATCGGAGCATGCTTCTGAAACAAAGGCTGAGGGCATTAAATCTTGAGAGGAAGCTACAAAATGCTGGTGGTTTGAGTAGGTGGCTAGTGTTGCTAGGACTGGGACAGTTTGTCAGGCTTTTCCAGGGGAAGAATGTCAATAAGTTTCAGTTGGTGAATCTAACCATGAAAAAGCTCAAGGATATGGGTGCAGATGCAGTTGGTCCACGGAGAAAGCTTATGCACGCTATTGAATGTGTCTGCCAGCCATATTGTCTTGAGGCCTTGTAA